From Gemmatimonadaceae bacterium:
GGGCATTGGCGCGGCGGCGAGGCGGTCGAGCAGCCGCTCCCCCTCATCATCGACAATGAGCCGGTCGCGCTGAACGGCGCTCACGAACCCCTCGGCCACCGCGCGATCCGCCATCTCCAGGATCGGGTCGTAGTAGCCCGCGACGTTGAGCACGCCAAGGGGCTTGCGATGGAAGCCGAGCTGCGCCCAGGTGACCACCTCGCAGAACTCGTCCCAACTTCCGAACCCGCCCGGCAGCATGACGAACGCGTCGGCGAGATCCGCCATGCGCTGCTTGCGCTCGTGCATCGTCTCGACGACGTGAAGCGTCGTGAGCCCGCGATGGGCGATCTCGCGCTCGGCGAGTGCGCGTGGAATGACTCCGATGGCGCGTCCGCCGGCGCCGAGCGTTGCGTCGGCGAGCACACCCATGAGGCCGACGCATCCGCCGCCGAAAACGAGGGTGATCTCGCGCGCCGCGAGCGCCTCACCGAAGCGACGGGCGGATTCCGCATAGAGCGGGCGAGCGCCAATGCTGGAGGCGCAGAAGACGCAGATGGATTCGAGTTTGCTCATTTTTCGGGAAACCGGGAAACCGGGAAACCGGGAAACCGGGATACCGGGATACCGAGATACCGAGATACCGAGCTACCGAGATACCGAGCTACCGGAACAGAGGAACGGCCGTCGGATCGAAACGGAAAACGCGGTTCCGGTTACGCGGTGCCCGGTGACCCGGTTCCCCGACCTTGCGCTCCGCCACCATCACCCACTACCGTCCCCAACACAACCGAATCGCGTGAACGGGGTCAAGTTGTAGGAAGCCGGTGCGATTCCGGCGCGGCCCCGCCACTGTAAGAGACTTCGCGAGCATTTCGACTTCGCTCGCAAAAAAAGGTCTGCTCATTCGTCCACTGGCGCGCTCGCGCGCTGGGAAGGCGAGCCAGACTGTCTCGAGCCAGGAGACCGTCCCCGTTCACTCCCGCACAGAACCCCCTCGAGGGAGGGGCGCGGGGTCGAACGAAAGACTGCCGACTCCTGGCGCCTTCCCTTCGCCCCGTCCCGCTCCTCGACCGAGCCAGGACGGGTTTCATGTTTTTGGACGCAGCAGTGAACGGCCTTCCTCGTCGCGCGACTCGATCGCTCGTCATCGCGGCGTTCACCATGGCGTCCTTCATCTCGGCGCGCGGCGTGTTCGCGCAGGTGCCGGGAGAGCTGCGCGGACGTGTGACTGACGCGGCCACGGGACGCGCCATCGCCGGCGCGCGCATCGAGATCGCGGACCGGGTCGACCCGGTCCGCTCCGATGCTGACGGATCGTTCGTCGTGCGCGGTCTCGCTCCGCAGATGTACACGATCTCGGTACGCGCCGTCGGCTACGCGGCCGGTAAACGCGACGTCTCCGTCGAGAACGGGCGCGTCGCGCGGTTTGACGCCGCCCTCGAGCCGTTGCCGACACGGTTGCCGACCGTCGTGAGCTCGGCGTCTCAAGCGTCGGCCGAACGCGAGACGGCCGCTTTCGATCGCTCCGCGATCGAGTCATCGGGCAAGCATGACGTGGGCGAATTGTTGACGGCGGTGCCCGGCGTCGTCGTGACACGTAGCGGCGGCCCGGGACAGCCCAGCCAAGCCTCCATACGGGGGTCGAGCGCGGCCGAGGTGTTGGTCGTGCTCGACGGCGTGATCTTGAACTCGCCGCTCACCGGCGCTGCGGATCTGTCGCAGCTGCCGCTCGCAACGATCGAACGAGTGACCGTCTGGGAGGGTGCGCAGTCGGCGCGCTACGGTGGCCGTGCGCTCGGCGGAGTGATCGTGATCGAGACGCGCCGGGCTGTGCGCGAGGCATCGCTCTCGCTCGACGCCGGCGCGTGGGGAGAACGCGCGGTAAGCGGCTCGATCGGCCATTCGTCCGAGTCAGGGTCAGGACTGCGCGCGTCGCTCTCGGCCGAACATCGGACAGCGCGCGGCGACTTCTCGTACGACGTGCCGGCGGTTCGCGGCGGCGGTACGGCGACGCGCACCAACTCCGACGCCACCTCGACCAACGTGCTCGGCGTCGCCGCCATCGACGGATCAGCGGGAACAGCACGCGCCCGAGTCGACTGGCGTGCGACGGACCGAGGGTTGGCGGGAAGCATCGTGCAACCGTCGCTCACCGGCCGAGACGACGAGCACCACGCGTCAGGCGGGCTCGATCTTTCCTCCGTTCGCGGACCGCTCGCGTTCGACGGATCGGCGAGCGTCACGCGCGACCGCGCGCATTTTGCCGATCCGGCGCCGCCGTTCGGCTCATCGTACGACGACGTCCTCGACGCCACCGAAGCGCGCGCCGCGGCGTCGGTGACTGGAACGGGCTCCCCGGGCGGTAACACGCCCATGACCTTCACGCTCGGCGGGGACGCCCGGCATCTCGGCGTGAGCGCCACGTCGTTGGCTGAGAATGCGCCGCGGTCGCAGCGGATCGTCGGCGCGTACGCGAATGTCCGCGCGGCACGCGATCTCGGCGGCGTCGCGGTGTCCGCGATGCTCTCCAATCGCGTCGACGACGATGACCTTCTCGCGTCGACGATGTCGTCGCCCCGCGCGTCGATGCAACTCGCCCGCGGCGTCGCCTCTCTCTCGGCGTCGGTCGGAAACGGCTATTCGCCGCCCTCGCTCGCTGACCAGTTCTTCCACGAGGGCGTTCTCGTGAAGGCGAATCCGTCGCTCGCGCCGGAGCGCACGCGAGGAGAGACCGAGCTGCGTGCGGCATTGGGGGACGTCACGCTCGGCGCCGCCGCGGTAAGCGGCGATGCGGCGGTGTACCGCGCCGACGTGAACGGAATGATTCTCTGGTCGCCCGACTTTCGGTTCGTTTGGAGTCCCGCGAACGTCGACGTTCGCCGCTCCGGTTGGCAGTTGGGGGCGCGGCTTGCCGTGCCGTCAATTTCTGGATTCAACGTCCTCGGGAACGTCGACCACACCGACGTCGCGTACACGGGCGGCGCCCGAACGGGTCAGGTGATCTACCGGCCGCGCGTGACGGCGCGGATCGCCGAATCGATCGCGCGTCCATTCGCGCGCGTCGACGTCGAGACGCGTTATGTCGGCGAACGGCGAACCGTCGCGGGAACGGATCTCAACGCTCTCGATCCATATTGGCTCACCGACGTGCGCATCGCCGTGCCGATCGCGCGCGCGGCGTGGCACGTCGAGGCAGCCGTCGGGGTCGAGAACGTGTTCGACCGGTCGGCTTCGATGCTCGTCGACTACCCGTTCGGCGGTCGGCGCTGGACGGTCTCGCTGCGCACGAGACGCGGAGGCGCCGGCGGCGGATAGCCGGCACCGAGAGCTCGTTCACATAACTCCGACAAACGTCATTCCTTCAACACGGCGATCCATGCACCGCTACAACATTCG
This genomic window contains:
- a CDS encoding TIGR00730 family Rossman fold protein: MSKLESICVFCASSIGARPLYAESARRFGEALAAREITLVFGGGCVGLMGVLADATLGAGGRAIGVIPRALAEREIAHRGLTTLHVVETMHERKQRMADLADAFVMLPGGFGSWDEFCEVVTWAQLGFHRKPLGVLNVAGYYDPILEMADRAVAEGFVSAVQRDRLIVDDEGERLLDRLAAAPMPSEVKWLPAVAP
- a CDS encoding TonB-dependent receptor codes for the protein MNGLPRRATRSLVIAAFTMASFISARGVFAQVPGELRGRVTDAATGRAIAGARIEIADRVDPVRSDADGSFVVRGLAPQMYTISVRAVGYAAGKRDVSVENGRVARFDAALEPLPTRLPTVVSSASQASAERETAAFDRSAIESSGKHDVGELLTAVPGVVVTRSGGPGQPSQASIRGSSAAEVLVVLDGVILNSPLTGAADLSQLPLATIERVTVWEGAQSARYGGRALGGVIVIETRRAVREASLSLDAGAWGERAVSGSIGHSSESGSGLRASLSAEHRTARGDFSYDVPAVRGGGTATRTNSDATSTNVLGVAAIDGSAGTARARVDWRATDRGLAGSIVQPSLTGRDDEHHASGGLDLSSVRGPLAFDGSASVTRDRAHFADPAPPFGSSYDDVLDATEARAAASVTGTGSPGGNTPMTFTLGGDARHLGVSATSLAENAPRSQRIVGAYANVRAARDLGGVAVSAMLSNRVDDDDLLASTMSSPRASMQLARGVASLSASVGNGYSPPSLADQFFHEGVLVKANPSLAPERTRGETELRAALGDVTLGAAAVSGDAAVYRADVNGMILWSPDFRFVWSPANVDVRRSGWQLGARLAVPSISGFNVLGNVDHTDVAYTGGARTGQVIYRPRVTARIAESIARPFARVDVETRYVGERRTVAGTDLNALDPYWLTDVRIAVPIARAAWHVEAAVGVENVFDRSASMLVDYPFGGRRWTVSLRTRRGGAGGG